The sequence below is a genomic window from Methylocystis sp. IM3.
CAGCCTGACGAATTTCTCGAGCCCCTTCGTCTCCAGCGCGGCAGCCTCGCGCGCCGCAAGCCTGTCGAGATAGGCGCGGATAACGTCGCCATTATCCTGTGCAGAGTGATTTTCGGCCACGATGCGACGTGTTCCCCGGGCGCCCAATATCCCCGCATCACTATTGAACCCTCGCCGGGATGGAAAGCGAAAACGTCGCCGCGGGCGCCGAACCACGCCTTGCCGCTCTGCGCCCGAAAAGGCTATCTTGCGTCCGGCGCAGGCATAAACACGGCCTTGCCGGCCCGCCCTCCCCAACCGCCGAAGCAGACCGAATGGCGAATGAAATCCCCTGCCAGATCGAGATGATCCGCCACGCGCCGAAGCGGCCTGTCACGGCGTTTTTTCGATTTTTCGACGCCGAGGGCGCCTGCGTCCTGGCCTTCCCCTACCGGCTACAGAATCGCGTCACCCATTTCAATGAAGTGATGATGGACCCGCGCCTCTCGGTGGAGATCGACCCCGGCGAGCCCGACGCGCGCATTTCGGTGCGCGTGAGGCCCTGCGACGAGACATACCGGCTCAGGCGCAAGCTCTCCCACTTCCTCGACAATTTCCGCAGAAAGCCCGCGCCCCCGAGGCCCGATCCGGCGCGAATCGTTCCCTTTGAAGCCGAGAGCGTAGCCACGTCATCGGCCACGCCGCTCGTCAGCATCGTCATCCCGACGCGCGACCGCGCCAGCCTGCTCGCGCGCGCCGCGGAAACGCTTTTTGAAACGGCGCGCTGGCCGAACAAGGAGCTGGTGGTCGTCGACAACGGATCGGTCGAAGCGGAGACTTTCGCCCTGTTCGACAGGCTCCGGCGCCTGCCCAATGTCACGATCCTGCGCCGGGACGAACCCTTCAACTTCGCGCGTCTGGTGAACGAGGGCGTTCGCGCATCGCGCGGCGAAGTGCTTGCGCTCCTGAACAATGACGTCGAAACCGACAACCCCGACTGGCTCGCGTCGCTGGTGGCGCTTGCCGTCGATCCGCGCGTCGGCGCTGTCGGCGCGAAGCTCCTTCATGAAGACGGAACCGTGCAGCACGCGGGCATTGCGCTCGGCATTCGCGGGCTTGTCGCTCACGCGGGGTGCGGCCGCGCCGCCGACGATCCAGGCCCCTACGCCATGCTGACGACGACGCGGCGCGTCTCCGCCGTCACGGGCGCCTGCCTCCTGACCCGTCGCGACGTCTTCGACGCGCTCGGCGGATTCGACGAGGAGTTCGTCGTCGAGTTCAACGATGTGGATTATTGCCTGCGCGCCGGCGCGGCGGGCTATGCCGTAATCTGCGCCGCCGAGCCGACCCTCGTCCACAAGGAAGGCTCGACCCGGCAGGCCCGTCCCTTGCGCGAGCGCGAGGTTCTCGACCGCAGCCTGTTCATGCGTCGCTGGGGCCGCGCCCTGATCGACGATCCTTACTATCCGCCCGAACTGACGCTGCGCGACGAATCCCTCACGCTGGCGGAGGCGCCGAATGGCTAGCCTCGTCTCGCCAGCCGACATCCGCTTCTCAGTCGCGCCGATGATGGACTGGACGGATCGGCATTGCCGCTTCTTCCATCGCATGCTCACCCGGCGCGCGCGGCTTTACACGGAGATGCTGACGACAGGCGCCGTCATTCACGGGCAGCGCGACAGGCTGATGGGCTTCGAAGCCTTCGAGCAGCCGGTCGCCTTTCAGCTCGGCGGCTCCGACCCCGGCGACCTCGCGCGCGCGGCAAAAGTCGTGGAAGACTTCGGCTATTGTGAAGTCAATCTCAACGTCGGTTGCCCGTCCGATCGCGTTCAAAATGGCGCCTTCGGCGCCTGTCTCATGCAGCGGCCAGCGCTCGTCGCCGATTGCGTCAAAGCGATGAAGGACGCCGTCGCTCTCCCTGTAACAGTCAAATGCCGGATCGGCGTGGACGAACAGGACCCCGAGCAGGCGCTGTTCGACATGGCGGCGCAATGCATCGACGCCGGCGCCGACGCTCTCTTCGTCCACGCGCGCAAGGCGTGGCTAAAGGGACTTTCGCCCAAGGAAAACCGCGATATTCCCCCGCTCGACTATCCGCTCGTGCATCGGCTCAAGCGCGCCTATCCCGACACGCCGATCGCCATCAATGGCGGCATCTCGACGATCGCGCAGATGCGCGAGCAACTCGAGAACATGGACGGCGTCATGGTTGGTCGCGCCGCCTACCACGATCCCGGACTGCTGCTTTCCGTCGATCCTGAACTCTTCGACGCGCCGGCGCCTGTCGCCGATGGCTTCGCCGCCATCGAGGCGTTTCTGCCCTATATTGAGCGTGAACTGAGTAAGGGTGAAAAGCTTTCCAATATCACCCGCCATATGCTCGGCCTGTTCGCCGGACTGCCGGGCGCGCGCAGCTTCCGCCGGCGGCTGGCGCTGGAAGCGGTGCGATCCGGCGCCGGCGTCGAAGTTCTCGCCGGCGCAACGCGCGAAGTGACCGAGGCCATGTCACGTCTGCGCGACGCTGCGGCGTAAGTAACGTTCAGCCAGCCGATAGAGCTACGAGCATCGCGACTTCCGAGACCTGCTGGGCCGCTCCCAGAACATCCCCGGTATAGCCGCCGATCTGAAGCTGCGCCATTTTCGTAATTGCGATCGCCCCGCCGAAAGCCGCCATCACCGCGACGACGGTCTGCGCCAGCGAGGCGGGGCCAAGAGCCGGCGTCAGAGCGATTGCGCAGCCGAGGTAGAGTGCGACCCGCAAGGCCGGCGCAGACGGCGTCGCCGCCGAGGAGCCGGCCCCATCTCCCCGCGCGGGCAACGAAATCACGAGAGGGATCAGACCGACGGCGCGTGACAGGGCCGAGGCCGCAACGATGGCGATAGCTGCGGAAAGCGCACCACGCTCGCACAGCGCGCCAATGGCTCCGACCCGAACGAGAGTCGATAGGCAGAGCGCCAGCGTGCCATAGGTCCCGAGACGACTGTCGCGCATGATCGCCAGCTTCTGTTCGCGCGTAGCCCCGCCGCCGAAGCCATCCGCGACATCAGCCAGACCGTCTTCATGAAGCGCGCCGGTCGAAAGCGAGAGAACGGCGACAGCAGTTGCCGCCGCGACAATCGGCGGCAGGTGAACAATCGCCGACAAGAGCAAGACAGCGGAGCCCAGCGCTCCAATCGCTGCCCCAGCCACGGGCGTCGCCCAACTCACACGAGAGAAATCGGGCATCGCGTGCCCGTCCACACCCGCCCGAACGGGCAAGCGCGAATAGAAACGCAGGCAGGCGCGGATATCGTCGCCAATCGTTGGAATCATGCCCTCTTCATGATCGACCGCGTCCCCCTTGTCGAGCGCCGGTCGCTCAGTTCATCAGAAAAATCTGAATGCCAGCCGGCGCCATCACGACAAGCATCAGCACAGGCAGAAAGAACACAATCATCGGCACGGTGAGTTTGGGCGGCAGCGACGCAGCAATTCTTTCCGCCTCGATCATCCGCGCATCACGGCTTTCCTGTGCGGTGACGCGCAGCGCCTGGCCGAGCGGCGTGCCATATTTTTCCGCCTGAACGAGCACAGTGGCGACCTGTTTCACGGCCGGAAGGCCCGTTCGCGTTGCGAGATTATTATACGCCGTCCGCCGATCCGGCAGATAATTGAGCTCAGCCGTCGCAAGCGCGAACTCCTCGGCAAGCGCCCTCGACTGCACGCCGATTTCCTGCCCGACTTTTCGGAACGCCATTTCGATGGACATCCCCGACTCCACGCAAATGAGCAATAGATCCAGGGCGTCGGGGAAAGCCCGCCGCATCGATTGCTGGCGCTTGACGGTCGCATTCCTCAAAAAAACTTCCGGAGCCTTTACTCCGGCATATAAGACGCTAATGGAAATCCCGCCTTCCATCACCAAATCCGTTTCCGAATCCCCGAGCAGGTTGAAATATAGGAGCGCGCATAACAGAAAAACAATCGGCGACGCTGCCCTGAAGAACAGAAACGCAATTTCCGCTTGCGGGCCACGATAGCCCGCGCAGGCCAGCCTGTCTTTCACATTCGCGGTATTCAGCCAAGTGGCGAGCGAGTAACGCTCCACAATATCTCTCATATAGGCGTTTGACTCTTGCCGCAGTCCTCTTGGCGACGCATTTTTGGCTCGCTCGCGCTGCCTCATTCTCTCGCGCTCGTTCGAAACGCTTTTCACGCGCTTGGCAAAGCCGCCGTTCTCTATCAGCGAAAACCCGATCGTCACCATAGTTACGACGATGGAAAGGGAGGCGATCACGCCGGCCAGCGCACTCTGATTGCCAAATTTCATCGTGATCCCTTCCAGCATTGAGCCCTCGGACATCTTTCCGTCAAAAGTCGAACTGGATCATCTTACGCATGATGAGAACGCCAATTCCCATCCATAGCAGGCCGCCAGCGAGGCATATCTCGCCAATGGTCGTTGTGTAGAGCACCGCCATGTAGCCCGGATTGAGAACCGACACTGCGGCTCCGACAAGAAATGGCAGAGAGCCGATGATCCCGGCCGACGCCTTCGCTTCTGCCGATATGGACTTTACCTTGCCTTTCATCTTCTTCCTGTCGCGAAGAACACGAGACAGATTTGCAAGAGCCTCGGAGAGGTTGCCGCCGGCCTTTTGCTGGATATTGATCACAATCGCGAAGAAAGACGCCTCAGCGACAGGAACCCTCTCCGCCAAACGCTCGACGGCCTCGCCGACCGTCATCCCGATTGTCAGGGCGTCAACGATGACCTTGAACTCGGATCGTACGGGCTCCTGACCTTCATTCGCAATGACGCGCAGGCAATCGCTGACAGGCAGACCCGCTCTCACGCCACGTATGATGACATCAAGCGCCTCGGGAAATGAGTCAACAAACTGGTTGACCCGGCGCGTCACCATGAAAGAAATCGCCCAGCGGGGAATAGCCCAAGCGCCGACCGGAATGAAGCAGAGCGCCAGCAGCAAATCGCCGCCAACCATATAACCGAGGACAGAAAGAAGCAGGCCAGCGCCAGCCGACCCGGCATAAAATGCCGCCGGCGACCACGTCACGCCGGCCTGTGCGAGCTTCTCCTCGAGACGAAGAGATCGAGACCTGTTTTTTCCACCGACTTCATTGAGGCTGTCGGCAATTACCTTGCGGCGCCTCACCTGTTCGGCCGCCGCTCCCCCCTTGTGATCCACCACCCCGGTCATCAGTGCGGCTTGACGCCTCTTCGCCGTTCCTCCCCCACCGACATACGAATAAAACAGGCCATAAAGCGCTGTTCCGATACTGACCGAGAACAGCATGGCGACGATGAGCTTTTGATCCATCACGGGCGCCCCTGTTCGGCCTTATATATCTTCGGTTACATGGGCGGCCTCCAATGCCGCGACGAGCCGATCTTCCTCTCCGTAATAACGCGCGCGCTCGAGAAACCTCGGGCGCGTGACTCCGGTCGAACGCTGGCGGCCCATCAGCTTGCCGTTGGCGTCCTCGCCCAGGATATCGTAGACAAATAAGTCCTGCATCGTGACCACCTCCCCCTCCGTTCCCACGACCTCGGTGATATGTGTGATGCGGCGAGATCCGTCGCGCAAACGCATGGCTTGGATGATGATGTCGACCGAGGATACGATCATGTCACGAATGGTTTTCGCCGGTAAGGTGAAGCCCCCCATTGTGATCATCGACTCCAGACGGGCAAGCGCTTCTCGCGGCGAATTTGCATGGAGAGTCCCCATCGACCCATCGTGGCCGGTGTTCATGGCCTGCAAGAGATCGAAAGCTTCCGGGCCACGCACCTCGCCTACGATGATGCGCTCGGGGCGCATGCGAAGGCAGTTCTTGACGAGTTCACGCATGGTGATCGCCCCCTGCCCTTCCAGATTTGGCGGGCGCGTTTCCAGGCGCACCACGTGCGGCTGTTGGAGCTGAAGTTCTGCGGCATCCTCGCAAGTAATAACGCGTTCGTCAGTGTCTATGTAATTCGTGAGACAGTTCAGCAGAGTCGTCTTTCCCGACCCCGTGCCGCCAGAAATCAGCACATTGCATCGCACGCGTCCGATTATTTTTAAGACCTCGCCCCCTTCGATCGAGATGGCCCCGAAACGGATCAGTTGGTCTAGTGTAAGCTTGTCTTTTTTGAATTTTCGTATTGTCAGCGCAGGTCCATCAATCGCCAGCGGCGGCGCGATGACATTGACGCGCGAACCATCGAACAGACGCGCGTCGCAGATTGGAGAGGCATCGTCTACGCGACGACCAACCTGCGAAACGATTCTTTGACAGATATTCATCAGCTGCGCATTGTCTCTAAACCGGACATTCGTCAGCTGTATTTTCCCACCCACTTCGATATAGGTTTTATAGGCGCCATTCACCATTATGTCGGCGATGTCGTCACGCGCCAACAAGGGCTCCAGCGGGCCGTAACCGAGAACGTCATTGCATATGTCGTCGAGCAAATCTTCCTGCTCGGCTATCGACATCACCACATTTTTAATGGATATGATTTCGTTGACGATGTCGCGGATTTCCTCCCGCGCATTTTCCACGTCCAGCTTGGAAAGTTGAGCCAGATCGATCGCTTCGATCAAAGCGTTGAATATTATGCCCTTTGTAACGAAATATTCGTCGGACTTAACCGGTTCTGCCGGCTTCGCAGCTGCGACCTGCTCTCTCGGCTCAGCCGCTTGCATTGGGCCCGCGCTTCTCACCCCGTTTACCGAGGCGATGGATTTCTGCCCCCGAGCGCCTGTATCGTTGACGTTGGTACGCTTTCCAAACATCTAAGGATATTCCCCCGCCCATCGGGCCTGTCGCGGGATAATTCAACTTGCTTTCATTCGACTCAGTCGCTCGATGAAGGGCGCGAGCAAGGGTTTTTTCCCGCGCCGGACAATGGCGCGCCCCATCAGCAACTGCCCAGCGTCGTCAATTGTCTCGATGATCTTGGACCTCGGATCGACTTCGGCGAGCATCTGGCCATTGTTCGCCGCCGCGCCGAACAATCTGGCCTCAAAAGGGATTACGCCCAACGGTTCCATTTCCATTGCCTTCGCGAACTCGCCGAGAGATATCTCGGGGCGGCGCGGCAGCCCAACCATATTGAGGATCAATCGAGGCGGATGGTCGTTGAGCCGCGATGCGTTGAGAGAATCGATCAAGGTTTTCGTGTTTCGAAGATTCGCCAGGTCAGGCGACGCTACGATCACGACGTCGTCACATCCCACCAAGACCCGCCGCGTCCACGCGCACCATTGGTGCGGAACGTCCAGAATGACGCAGGGGGTCGTCGCGCGGAGAATATCGAGCGTTGCGTCGACGGCATGTTCAGAAAGATCATAAGATCGATCGAGCGTGGCGGGCGCAGGCAGGATGCTCAGCGTATCGCTACATCTCGATGCAAGTCTGTCGATAAAATTGGCGTCCAACCGTTCGGGAGAGAAAATTGCTTCAGCGATCCCCTGGGGCGGATCTTGATTGAAATCGAGACCTACGGTCCCGAAGGCCAGGTCCAGATCGACGAGCACCGTCTGAAGCGCAAGCTGGCGAGAGATGGACCATGCGAGGTTATGGCACACTGTCGACGCCCCTACCCCGCCCTTAGCGCCCACGACTGCGATAACGCGCCCCAGCGTTTCGCTGCTCTCACCATTGTAAAGAGCCGATATATGACCGATGAAGTCCAGGATATTCATCGGCGCGACGATGTAATCGCTCACGCCACGATATATTAGCTCCCGATATAGCAGGATGTCATTTTCATGACCGATGACCATCACCTTGGTGCCAGAGTCGCAACACTCGGCCAGAAGCGCAAGCTGCTCGAAGAGCACACTGCGATCCGCGGACGATTCAAGGACAATCAGGTTCGGAGTTGGCGAATTGCGATAGGCTTCTACGGCCGCGGGAACGCCGCCTATATGAACCTTCACATGCGCCTTGATCATTCGACGGTCGTTCGCAGCGCTTTCGACCACCGCCACGACGTCATTCGACTCAAGAAAGCCCTGCACCGAGATTCTAGGTATAGGCGCAATATGAGTCTTCGAATCGTTCCGAGTTTTTGGCACTGCGCACCCGCCCTTAAGACCCGCCGCCGACACTGCTGATTGAGCTGGGCTTCATACGCCAATTCGTGCTTGGATCTTCGCCCATGCGTAATTTGGTGATTGCCCGCATCCGCATCTCGACGTACGACGCCGTCTCGCCCCTGGGGTTCGCCAGATCGCGTGGATCGGCGACCTGGGCCGCCAACGTCGCCTGGTTCGCACAACCGAAATTCCAATACGTTTCGTTTTGCCAACCGTTGACGCTACTCCCGGAGGCAAGATCCTGAGGCCACTCGCCACAGCGATTTGCGACCTTGGCCTTCAATGCCTGGAATGACAGGCGAATGGGCGCTGCGAGCTTGTCATCGACCAATGGATAAGAGCCCATCGCGATCTCACCCCCGAGCCCGACCGATGCAAGCGCGCGCCGGACAGCGTCGGCTCCACTTGCCCAGACCTTTCCCGCCGATCCTCCAGACGGAGTCAAGAGGCTGATCGGACCATGACCGAATTCTCTGTAATGAGCAGCAAACTCCCGGATTCGCCCCATCGTCTCCGAGTCCACTCGACCCCTTTCGACGGAAGGGAAGAGATCGAGCACAAAGGGCGCATCAGTAAGCACCACCGGATGACGGTCACGGTAATCATATGGAGTCACCAGTGGCGGGAGCGCGCGCGGCGCGGCGCACCCGCCCAGGGCTACCGCTCCGATCGCTGCAAGGATAGGGAGTCGACGTGCGCCTAGCGTCTTCGTATCAAGTGTGAACCACATTCGCATGAATCCTCGCGCCGGAGCCTGCTAGTCGTGAATGAAGCCGACGCGGCCCCTGAATTTTTGCATCATCTGCGGATTGCTGCGGGTCGAATAGATGCGGTTGACGCGACCAAGTAACCAACCCTGCGGATCGGAAGCATCAGCAAATCCATCATCCGGACGGGCAACCTCCTGTGGGGAAAGCGACCGCGCGATGTATGGCGTGACAACCACAAGCAGCTCCGTCTCGTTACGCTGATAATCGCGGGATCTGAACAGCGCGCCGAGGACCGGCAGGTTCAAAAGTCCAGGAAGCCCCGAGATGGCCTGGGCGCTTGTCTGGCGGAGCAGCCCCGCTGTCGCGATCGACGCTCCAGACGGCAGTTCCACGGTCGTTTCACTTTTTCGAGACTTGAAACCCGGCACAGTGACGTTGGCGTAGGTGAAGCTGCCCTGCACGTCTACTTCCGTAACCTCCGTCGCCAGATGAAGAGAAATACGCCCCTCAGACAGGACCGTTGGAATGAAATTCAACGAAACGCCATAGGATTTGAACGCGATGCCGGGGGTACAGACCGGCATCGCCCCACCTGAGGAAAACGTACAGGTTCCAGACGAAGGAACTGCAATTTCCCCGCCGACGAGCATTTTCGCCTGTTCTCCCGAGATCGCCGTCACTGTCGGTTCCGCAAGGATGCGCGTAACGCCATATCTCTCGAACGCCTTTAGCGTCGCCCTCGTGTCGTTCTGACCGTTGATCGAGAGCGCGGTATTCGAAACAATAGGATTAACAGCAAATGGGTTCTCGGAGGTGAATTTTCCCCACCCCCCGTTGAGCAGCGTGTCTCCGCCGGCCTGCGCCGAGAAGCCGAGCTGCTTGACAACCTTTCGCTCGATCTCCGCCACGGTCACCTTCAGCATGACCTGATCTTCGCCGCGGATCACAAGCGCGTTGATGACGCCACTGTTGTTCGTATCGCCGGGGGCGCCTCCTTGCGCTACCGAGACGACGCCTCCGGTCGCCGCCGCCGAACGAGAAGCAAAGCCCTTCGCGATGTCGACGGCGCGTTGAGCCTCTCCGGCCGACGCCACCGTACCTGTGAGAATAATAATGTCGTTCACGGTCCGAGCGGCGATGTTCGACCGAGGCAACGCCGCTTTCAGCAGCGGCGCCAATTCCCCGACATCCCGCCCCACGCTTATTTCCAGATTGGCGACTTGCCGACCAGCGGAATCCAGGCCGATGATCGTTGTTTGGCCCGTTTCACCACCGATGATGTAAATTTTGCGCGGCGTGCGAACAACTGCATCCGCCACCTTTGGATTACCGACAACCACCTCGGAAACATTTCTCGGGAGATCGATGATCATCGACTTTCCGACCCCCATCGAAATCCGCTTCGACAGCATCGCGCTGCTTTCAGATTCCACACCCGGTCGATCCGCCACCTCCGACCACGCGTTGCTCACGCACATGGCGCTCAGCGCAAACCCGGTGATTATCTTATGCATACGTCTCATCAGAGGCGTTCCCTGGCGGAAAATCATTTCAGCGTCTCATTTCATCCGGAGGCTAGCAGCGGCCCCTCTCTTCACGATCGTCATCGTCCCATCCTGGAAATCGTCCTCAGCCGTCGGATCTTCGCTGGCTTGCGGCAGCGCGTCCGAGATCGGGCGCAAAATGAGCGTCAGCTGGCCGCTACGCTGAGACAACAAGATGAACTCAGCCTGACGCGGATCGAGTTCGAGCGTCGCCGTTGGACCTGCTGCAACCGCGTCCCCGCTCTTCTTTTCCACGGTCTGCCCTATCGCGAGAACGCGCACATTGGTGAGGAGGACTTCCGACCCGTAAACATCATGACCGCTTTCCTTGGATGCTTCTACGTCCCGGAAGGTCCGCATCACGTCAACACGGTCGTTGGGAAGGATGAAGCCACCCGCAGTGCTGTTCAACGTCACGTCGATGGCGACTGCACGCTTTCCGGCAGGAAGCATCGTCGACATCACCCCTGCGGTTACTCCCTTGACGAGACGCTCTCTGCGCAATGGGTCGCCAGCAGAGAGGGGTATGCGGACATACGACGACTTTACGTCCTGTTCTGCGTCAGGGTTGGCGCTTTTCGTCATAGCGCCGGCGGGAACCGACGCCTTGGGCCAATCGATCCAAGCGATATCCTGTGCGTTCACTTCCGCGCCATAGGACAAGTCGCGCGTCACCACCAGCACCTGATCAAGCGGCAAAGCTGGCGCAGATGGCGCAGGCGTTACGACCGGAGCCGATGGCGTATCGCCGCTCATCATCATGAATGCGACGCCGCCTGAAGCAACGGCGACGCTGATAATTGTAATTTGCGCCCTGTTCATCGGGAATCGTTCCGCACTCTGCAAACGAGAACTGCAGAGGATTTGACCATTGATGTGTCAAATTACAGTTAATTACTCCTTTCTTCTCTTAGATAAGAAACAAGTTGTTTTCTGATATAGGAATTTTGCCTTGGACGACTCTTTTGCAACCTATCTGACGCCGCGAGGAGCCCATCGCTACACAATTAGAGCGGGAATTTTCGAGTGAACTCAGACGCCCGCAAGACCATGCCAAATTGTGCTGTGGGGGTAGAGAAGCATCCCTGCGATTCCCAGCGCGACGCCGTAAGGCATTCGATTTACCGCCTTGTCCGCAAGGCGTCCGAGCAGGCTTACGGATTGGCCTTGATCGGCATGAGTGTGCCAGCGAAGCGAGATGATCGCCATCGCGAGACCACCACCGATGAATGAAAACGCAACGGCGTAGTCCATCAAATTCTCGAACCCGAGCCACAGGGCTGTCGCGGAGGCGAGCTTCGCATCCCCCCCGCCAATAATCCCCATTTCAAAGAGGACGAACGAAATCGCCAGCACGACGAGGCCACAGCACACATGAAGCGTGATGACGAACAAGGGTGTCCCGATCCAGGCGGACAGCGCGAAATAAAGCAAGATAAGAACGAGTGAAATCATATTTGGGATCGTCAACGTCAGAAGATCGGAAAATGCTGCAAAGACCATCAGAGCAGGGAAAAGCACGAGCGCGATATTTTCCATGACGAGTCGATCCTCGAGGTTGAAGCGGCCAGATGAGCGCCGGCGTCTTATTCCAGTCTGTCCGTTGGTCATTCACTATCATTAAACGCGCAGGCGCCGCTCTATGGGCTCCACAAATACGAGCGGC
It includes:
- the cpaB gene encoding Flp pilus assembly protein CpaB: MNRAQITIISVAVASGGVAFMMMSGDTPSAPVVTPAPSAPALPLDQVLVVTRDLSYGAEVNAQDIAWIDWPKASVPAGAMTKSANPDAEQDVKSSYVRIPLSAGDPLRRERLVKGVTAGVMSTMLPAGKRAVAIDVTLNSTAGGFILPNDRVDVMRTFRDVEASKESGHDVYGSEVLLTNVRVLAIGQTVEKKSGDAVAAGPTATLELDPRQAEFILLSQRSGQLTLILRPISDALPQASEDPTAEDDFQDGTMTIVKRGAAASLRMK
- a CDS encoding A24 family peptidase encodes the protein MENIALVLFPALMVFAAFSDLLTLTIPNMISLVLILLYFALSAWIGTPLFVITLHVCCGLVVLAISFVLFEMGIIGGGDAKLASATALWLGFENLMDYAVAFSFIGGGLAMAIISLRWHTHADQGQSVSLLGRLADKAVNRMPYGVALGIAGMLLYPHSTIWHGLAGV